A region of Malaciobacter marinus DNA encodes the following proteins:
- the mtaB gene encoding tRNA (N(6)-L-threonylcarbamoyladenosine(37)-C(2))-methylthiotransferase MtaB, with product MIFSQTKPKVYFKTFGCRTNVFDTQVMMSNLEDFEVTKDEKQADIVVINSCTVTNSADSTARGYINQLNRFPKKPRVIFTGCGVWTKGENLFKEDKVDSLFGHSEKEKINELLKKEERFFQAGDLEHIDDTIVEEFIGKSRAFIKIQEGCDFRCSYCIIPHVRGDARSYKEDKILEQIEKLASNGFGEFILTGTNVGSYGKKQHTSLAKLLKKMSQIKGVRRIRMGSIEPIQIDDEFKEIINEPFMAKHLHIALQHTSKEMLKIMNRRNKVLKDLELFEFLKENGYALGTDFIVGHPGETNQLWAEAMENLKRFPLTHVHAFTYSKRDGTPSASMKDIVKGNIAKERYNELTFIIEKKNYEFRKNNTQTLEVLIEQEKNGKYIGLDQFFNQIEVESSVDLTGDWIFLDDYERRQDKNVARFK from the coding sequence ATGATATTTTCACAGACTAAACCAAAGGTATATTTTAAAACTTTTGGTTGTAGAACAAATGTTTTTGATACTCAAGTTATGATGAGTAATTTAGAAGATTTTGAAGTAACAAAAGATGAAAAGCAAGCTGATATTGTAGTTATAAATTCATGTACAGTTACAAATAGTGCAGATTCAACTGCAAGGGGTTATATAAATCAATTAAATAGATTTCCTAAAAAACCAAGAGTTATTTTTACTGGATGTGGAGTATGGACTAAAGGTGAGAATTTATTTAAAGAAGATAAAGTTGATTCTTTATTTGGTCATAGTGAAAAAGAGAAAATCAATGAACTTTTGAAAAAAGAAGAGAGATTTTTTCAAGCTGGAGATTTAGAACATATTGATGATACTATTGTTGAAGAGTTTATAGGTAAAAGTAGAGCTTTTATAAAAATACAAGAAGGATGTGACTTTAGATGTAGCTACTGTATTATTCCTCACGTAAGAGGTGATGCAAGAAGTTATAAAGAAGATAAGATTTTAGAACAAATAGAAAAACTTGCAAGTAATGGTTTTGGTGAGTTTATTTTAACTGGTACGAATGTAGGAAGTTATGGAAAAAAACAACATACATCATTGGCTAAACTTCTTAAGAAAATGTCACAAATAAAAGGTGTTAGACGTATTAGAATGGGAAGTATTGAACCTATTCAAATTGATGATGAATTTAAAGAGATTATAAATGAACCTTTTATGGCAAAGCACTTGCATATTGCACTTCAACATACTTCAAAAGAGATGTTAAAAATAATGAACAGAAGAAATAAAGTTTTAAAAGATTTAGAACTTTTTGAGTTTTTAAAAGAGAATGGTTATGCTTTAGGAACTGATTTTATTGTAGGTCATCCAGGCGAGACTAATCAACTTTGGGCTGAAGCTATGGAGAACTTAAAAAGGTTTCCTTTAACTCATGTTCATGCATTTACATATTCAAAAAGAGATGGAACACCAAGTGCATCTATGAAAGATATTGTAAAAGGTAATATTGCAAAAGAAAGATATAATGAATTAACATTTATAATAGAGAAGAAAAACTATGAGTTTAGAAAAAATAATACTCAAACATTAGAGGTCTTGATAGAACAAGAAAAAAATGGAAAATACATAGGATTAGATCAATTCTTTAATCAAATTGAAGTTGAAAGTAGTGTTGATTTAACAGGAGATTGGATTTTCCTTGATGATTATGAAAGAAGGCAAGATAAAAATGTCGCAAGA